CTGGCCTGAGTCTTCAGTCTGCTTAGACTTTTCAGCAGCCTGCCTCTGCGtccctctcatctctctctgctggCTGATTTCTCTCTTCCATCATCACTGCTCCACTGCCTCCCCTCCCTTGCCTCCACCTCCACTCTCCCAGTGTCTCAGCTCCGTTGCCTCGCCTCTCTGCTTTTACTGCCTCGAGGGAGCCGGTCATGAACACCAAGCCCTCGCTGGACGGGAGCGCTGACGTCCTGAAGAACAGGGAGGCTCAGGAGATCCCCCCTCTGAGGAACTACCTCTGTCTCACCATGTTCACCTGTTTCTGCCCTGCATGGCCCATCAATATTGTGGCGCTGGTTTTCTCTGTGTTGGTGAGTCATACAATGCTGAAGGTTTGGGGTTTCT
This sequence is a window from Siniperca chuatsi isolate FFG_IHB_CAS linkage group LG5, ASM2008510v1, whole genome shotgun sequence. Protein-coding genes within it:
- the LOC122876243 gene encoding transmembrane protein 233 isoform X1, with translation MNTKPSLDGSADVLKNREAQEIPPLRNYLCLTMFTCFCPAWPINIVALVFSVLAQKSYDEEDYDGSKRLGRKALHLGIVSFIIGLVSITAYTVVHFTTHVV
- the LOC122876243 gene encoding transmembrane protein 233 isoform X2, with protein sequence MNTKPSLDGSADVLKNREAQEIPPLRNYLCLTMFTCFCPAWPINIVALVFSVLAQKSYDEEDYDGSKRLGRKALHLGIVSFIIGLHVV